The nucleotide sequence TGACTCAAACCCGGAAGTACTGTTGATTCTCCAAAGAAGTCTATCATAGTCCGTTATTCCCATAATGATTGCAGTGCAAGTAACACTAACATATCTATTCTTAAGAACAATTACTTCTGCGCCGACATCTGTCCCGTTTACTATTCGAATGGATTGAATAGTTATTCCTGTCAGATTAttaagtagaaaaaaaggaaacatgtgCTACATTTCTTGAAACGCGGCTGTCGCTAAAAGTACTCCGTGTGATGGTTATTTAAAGGTTTCAAAATGTCTAGattatttttaacaaaataGCTGCAACAGTAGACTATGTTTTAATATATAGTACGTCAGAGACGTTAGTCTTGAATCTGTAATTGTCTATTATAAAAAGTTTCTATgaaaaactgaaagaaattgGGACACAAATCAATAGTTGAAATCACCAGCGTTTGTTAACGCATAAAGTGAAATTTATCGCTTGTGAAAAAAATCCTAGTAGTGTTATTATTTCAAATGTAGAACGATTTATGGTTGCACACTATTtgataataaaatatcaaactgTTTGTATAAGATTGGAATAGTAATTTAGTATACCCGGAGTGCTTGATCAGTGCACCCTCCGATGTCTTTATGTTATATCTATGATCACGTGTACATAAAGTGTAGCTATTCCTCATCCACTTTTCATCAAGATCAGCTGACTTTAAAATTTTGTTATATCCTTCTTTATATACCATTACTCTAACAAAATGGTCATCATTATGGAAGTAATTAATTTCAGTGAAGAAAAGCAAACTTTTTCTCGTGTAGTTGTAAAGGTTTTcgtatattttgtatatttgatCAATGATTTGTCAGTTGCTATTCATAACATGTGTATGTCTGTTACCATACATGTATCTTACTGCGATGTTTCAAGCTCAATTTTAGCAGTAACTTAGGAATAGTATTCTTTCATGAATAGCTCTGTGATTATTTCATTTAGACTAGCATTTCAATCATTAAAGATACTGTACAAAAGGACAAGGCAAAAATCTAGAACATTTTGTGACAATAAAGTATCAGAAGCCTTATGGCCACATGCATGGATATTTGGATTTTAAAAACATAATGAAGTACAAGAAAACCAAAGTTCCATTGACTTAACACAAAGCAATACATATGACTTACCAAAGGTCTTTATGGTCCTTTGAGTagttgttttaaatgttttgtatCTGAATCTACACAAGATGTTTTCCCTCTCTTTCATCGGAATATGGAGGATTGTGAATGATGCAACAGTTGGAGAAGAAGAACTATGATTATGGCTAGCATATGACTCATTGAAATCATACTGTGTTGATATATTACGACCTATAATACTGATTATCCACTTAAGTCTGTCATAATCAGTAAATCCAATTATGGCTGCTTTGCATGTAACCTTAAGCTGGGTGTTCCTGGCCACATGTATATCACCATTTGCATCAAATCCGTTGATCTTTACTTCTATTGGTTGAAGATTTATTTCTGTGTTTGAGTAAAATATAAGGAAATGATTGATGTAACGTAAAATTGTTTGCCCCAGGCAAAGTTATTTTTCTATCATCTGCGCATGTTTATTTGAATACAtcatataaactgtatatacgTTGTATAACTCGTCTTTTGACAGATAATTTAATAtcaaggagaagaaaaaattaaattactgAGCAACTGAAAAGTTAGAAAACGAAATACAACCGCACCTTATCTAGATATTTTGTATGTGTTAAAGTAAACCACCTTCATTCCTACTGATACATGACGATACTCTTACCTATTGGATAAAATTCGTTAAAAGTACGACATGCAATTGAGTATTAAAATAGCATGACTGAATAAAAACCTGCAATCTCCAAGAAATAACTCTTTTTCTCTATTCCAGCTTCATCTGAGCAACTATACTTCCCTCTATGTTGATCATTGGTGGTTGCGATCCAAATAGAATTGTTCTCCCATATCTTAATAGTTTGGTCAAAAGCTGTTTTATTGGATATTGTCTCGCCATCATGCTTCCAAATGAATTTTTTCGATGCCTCGCGCCCACATTGTAATGTCACTGAGCTATTAATTATTCTCACTACGGTATCAGCAAGACATCCttcaagaaaacaataaaatactgTTATCAAAATAACAGTATCCACAGGCGTACTAACCCTCATTTCCTCAGTTTATACGAAAagtttcaaataaaatgtttgtttaatattataGACAAAACTCCCTAGAGCTAGTTTTGGCAGAAATGCCGTTTATTTTGTGCTACTTCGGTCCTGCTTCAAATCAAAATCGATGAAAATGTTCATATTGCAAATCATTTTTGAAAATCATTGCCACCCTTGATCAGTTGTTCGAAAACACGTTCATTCTACCCAAgagataacaaaataataagcTAGAATTGGTTATGCCTTATCGATTCCGGATAGCTTTGTGAATTACGattactttcactttttaaGATGACATACTCCATATAAAGTGTTCCCATATATTAGGAAAACTGCCGAAAAGCAACCGCAGACTACATCACATCTTTTTTTTGATGtgttatcaaataaaatatatttgttcttaattGCTTCGATGTCAGAGTACACAAATGGAAATATACGTGGTGCAAAAAAATGAGTCAATTAGACCACTTAAAGCCTCCCAGGAATAGCGTATGACAACTGTTCACTACTGTGTAAAGTGGTTTGTTAAAGTGACCGAAACTTCAGACTCTCATAGTGAAGAGATCTTCATTGTCATTATACGGAAACTTGAAAGTTCCATGAATGGCCAAcgtgtcagctatccagtgatgggtaggtTTAAGCTAGTGAAAATTTTTAGGATATTAAAACCACATAAATTTGACGATTTAGTCTATAAGTCAATGGGGCAATGATACGGAGTATGCTACCCTATGCAGTACAGTACCttttatgatttagtgtgtTAGTCAATGGCGCAATTATATGCAGTGTTCCACCCTATATAGAACCTTTGTATGATTTAAAATGGTACTTCATGGCGCAATTATATATAGTATGCTACCCTACACAGTATCTTttttatgatttagtgtgtTGGTCAATGGGGCAGTTATATGGAGTATGCTGCCCTATACAATACCTTTTAATGATTTACTGTGTTAGTCAATCGAATAATTATATGTAGTATGCTACCCTATACAGAACCTTATTATGATTTAGTGTGGTATTCAATGGGACAGTTATATAGAGTATGATGCCCTATACAACAACTttttatgatttagtgtgtTAGTCAACGGGGTAATTATATGGAATATGCTACATTGGACGTTCACATTTCCCAACGTTGTGATCATTATCAATTCATTTCTGTGATCATTGTGAGACAATGAAAATATCTGAAGTAAGCACATGATACAGTTAGCACATCTCTCGCAAAAGCAACATTTTGACGGGCGTTTGCTATTTTATGTGGTGTTATGTGATTTaataaactattaaataatGCTAACAGTGTGTTTTAAGCGTAACTTGCCAATTTAGGCGTGGTCGTCATGAAGGCTGCTTTCAGAATATGTTATTTTAGTTATCAGCAGCATTTAGTTCAACGAAcaccgaaaaaaaaaacatctgcaACGTTCGCTTGTGTGTagctgttgcatattcatttgCAATGCGCCATCGATTAACATAATTTCAGACAGTAGAAACAGTGATCTACGCTGGATCGAACCGGTTCAAACTGAAATTCAGCTTGAAATATTTACTAGTGTTTCGTTGCACCCACCTTCATGTTAAAGGAGAACTAAACACTAGCCTTTTCTGCGTAGAGAATACCGTTTTGCAGTACGCTCTTTTCGACATAAGCAACACGAATGTTTGCAAACTTTCTTTTGACCTTAAAAATCGATTTAATTGATACCAATGGCATTTGCAAgcaagttttgttttaattccgACTTTTCGTGACGTAAGAGAGCCACATATCGCATTCCAACAGAAAAAGTGTTGtcaatttccaaaaaaaataattagaatTGCACCAAgcaaaatgaaagtaatatgCATGCGTTAGATAAAAAGGTTTGTTTATCATTCCTAAAGGACATGCTAACATTATGTCACGGATGTTTTTGTAGAGAGCAGTCGTTAAGGCCGTAAAGACTAGGACAGAGAGCGTATATGAGTTTCAATCTGCAATATAATTTTAAACAccaataaaattaataagagTTAGATAGAAGCATTTGTCTATATAATCTGTGGAGTGTTTACATCTATTTCGTATCTGCTGCATATGGTTTCTTGTTTCATTCATGGCCTCGTCTTCACTCGGTCTCAATATCATTTCTCCTTTTGGCTTGTTCATTGCGATTATGTACAAAACatgttctcctttttcttctaGCATGTCTCTATATGAGCGTTGGCTTTCGGCCTTGGTTTCACGCTCTCTTTCTTTCTCGTTTCAGCTTTTATTTCCTCTTACCCTCCCTTTCCAACGTCAGAATAGTAGACTCTTTAACCGCCTGTTGAAAATCTCCAAGATTGATATATTTTAGTCATTGAACATAATATGGCAAaaacataaacaggaagttaaGCATATGTAGTATGTGTTCTTTGTATATTCTGCATTATGAGGCATTTAATACTTAACACAAAAGTTCTTGAGTGCCTGACCCAGTTTATGAGGAATCCACTAAACCTATGAAATATCACTATAACAAGGGGGTGGGTTTGTAAGTGGGTTACGTATTCTTATTCCACTTCTAAAGTTCCTACgtcagccgatactcatagctagtacagtaactatactggTGTCACATGTAACATATTTACCGTGTATAACGAACACAACGTAGTAATGATTATCGAGTACCTTCGTCTGTGTATAACATTACGGATAACTACAAACAGTAAATGTATGTGAAATACAGCAGTTCATATCAGATATTGTGTTTTTCGAAACCTTATCTTTCTCAAAGCAAGACACAAATTAACTATAGTTTTAAGGTTTAAAGGTTCTGTAAAAATGATTTATTCTCCCATTCGTGAATCCTGCAAAAACATATGGTAGATTGTTGATTCTTTGTTATTGCCTTACACAGTTAATTCGTCCTTTTCCAGTGCCGCTAGAGCATAGACAGACGTTTTCAACTGGTATGTCCTACCAACCATTTGAAAGCTGGTGGCTTGAGCTATTAAAGCTTATTAGGGGATGATAAAGTATTGATTATTTAATTCTTCTCTGATTTTGTGTTGTCATGACCACTCACTGATGTTAAATGCATCGCTAAAGGACATTAAACTGCAGATCATATCAGAAATTGTGTTTTCCGAAACCTTACCTTTCTCGAAGCAAGACACAAAGTAACTATAATTCTAAGGTTTTAAGGTTCTGTAAAAATGATATATGCTCCCATTTTTGAATCATACAAAAACATATGGTAGAttgaagaaggaaaacaaaaacataaataaatacaaaactcTGCGTTGGCTGAAGGGTAATGCCGTAATTAAAGTAGACCAATCAGATTACATGACATCAGAAAAAAGCTAGCCCTGCTCTGTGTATATCTCATAGACATTCCTTGAAGAATTTAATACAACTATTGCTCAGAATAACAACCTAACAGTCCCACTAATACTCGCTGATCCTGTTTGAACAAAATAAATAGAATAAAAGGTAAACCTTGTCACTATACGTAGAATAATTGGTCAAACGAACAGTCAGTGAAAACATGttatttctttaaaactttATCAACGTTCATAACGCTATGGTTTCTTCGAATATTAAAAATAACTCTGTACGTGGCGGTCACTTCTGTAGAAAAACAATACTAATAATCtcgttttacatatttttatgttcaaaaCTGAAAGTTTCATACAATAACCGTTATTACATTTGTTGTAGTAGGAAGTAAAGATAGCACGCTATTCCATAATGTCGCTGTTAACCATAGTACTCAAAAGTAATCTAGTTATTCATGGTTCTTCCTGTTACTATACACGTATATCATCTCAACTGTGTTGAAAGTACTTAAGTTACAATGACGTTTTCAATAGCAAAAAGTGCAAACATTTATTCCATTTATTGTTTTCAGTTtcaaaacattaataataatcacttgttttaaattcagtttaattttatttgtgCGACATATGGACGAAAGCCATGCAGATAAATATTAGGTGGACTTTCCCATCACGTGTTATCATCACTCAGTCTGCTCGCacaatgttaatatatattattttgcacATAACTATTTAGAATGTAAAGGGAAGTCTTCTGTAAAGCCTATATACTGACTTAACAACACAGAAGACTTCCAAACAGAAAAATAAGAGAAAGGAGGGAGAAAAAAAGATAATAGTATGTACAAGTGTCAGCTACATTTGAACCATAATTAATAAGGAGTAATAATCTATTAATAAGGCAGGGGAGAATCGAGAGTTAAGCCATTCAAAATAGGCTCTtatcaatcaaccatatctttgAGTAggaaatatatagatattaggATGTGGTTGTCAACTAACTGAATGGCTTACTCAGCTATAACATGGGTTGATACGTACTGATTATTTATTCTCAGAATGAATGTTATGGAATATGCAGAAAAGAATTAAATACATTTTACCTCCGTTGGCTTCTTCTAAGTcatatactcattattcatagacTTTATGTGGTGGTTTCATGTCACATTTGATGATTGCATAAAACAATTATAAATGTAGTGATGATAgaacccaccccctcccccccccgatTTTTTTAAATAGGTCACTTTAGGCTGATGAAATGTCACTTTACTGTCATGTCgataaaagatttaaaaaaaaaacttatattacaaaaataaaaatagaaacgAAGATAAAGATTGATTTCAAACGGACGACAAGATATTATTGATCAGTTTGGTATGACTTTGCATTATTATCTACAGTGGAAACATCAATATAATCATTGTTGTTACCATCCTCTGAGGCCAAAACGAAATAATTAGGTTCCTCGGGATCTTCTCCATCGTCCGAGCATCCACTTGCCTACAATAGAAAGGGATTACAGAAAGGGTAAGCACATTAAAACTCACAACTTTAAGTAACTGACGGTATAGAATAAGAAAGGTGATAACAGAAAGAAAGCTATATGTAGTAGCTATTTGTtaagtgttttgtttgtttaacttTACCTGCTTCATATTCTTAAGAAACGTCACGAAAGTGTTTCGAAGTCTCCCGAAAGACGGCCTCTCTTCAATGGATGAATTTCAAGTGGAGAGCAATACGCCAAATCTGTGTGTGGAAATTAAGTTGATGAATTAATTCCGTAACATAATATACATCCCCATCAACTGTGGATTGTTACATATGAGGTAATTGTTGTTACCTACTAACAACATTTGAAAGTAACACGTGTTGTACGAAACTGAACTTTAGGCAAACAGGTAGGATATCGTATATGCACACTGACATATCTGtgtatttactgttttcttGTGCGTCTTCTTAAAAATTATCTATGtgcatgtgtatgtatatgtgtaagtGTATTTGTATGTGTTTGCATATGGTTATAGGTATGGGTATGTATATGGGTAAgtgtatttgtatgtgtatgtatatggtTATGGGTATGGTTATGGGTACATAACTTCATATCTCCTCAGTCAAAATTGAAACCGTCTTCAATCCAAAGTCAAACcaataaagtgaaaataaaggtaaaaacaaaaccaacaaCGTAACAGTTTGCTCTCGGCCTGCAATTATAATGTCCGACTTTATTCAAGTTCACCTATGATACAAACAGCACCattacaattatcaatatcttgATAAAGCAATATAAAAATTCCTTTGTAAATTTCACCATATTTCTTGGTGTACATCCTTTTTCATTAATCCAAACAATTTGTCCTCTGGAATATCATTTTATGTGCTTTTTGTCTGTCATTAAATAGCGAACCTGCCTTTTGTATGGTGTGATGTTAGTTTGCACGTTAGTTAGAAAACACTTCATAACATTGATACTCACAATCCTCCTGGACACCCTAGTGGATGATCAAGGTTGTCTTTGTGACTCAGTTTCTTTTCAATATCTTGACAAGTCAAACCTCCAAAAGGGGTATCACCTTACCATTGAacaggaaaaagaaatatatacaattCCTGATAGACAGTTACACATAGTTAAAGATGTAGATAAGGCTTAAACTGTAATTCCTTCCAAAAGTGTGTAATCTATCATATAATATAGAGGAATTTATGTAAGAAAGTCTACAGCAGGGCTAGCTGGTACAAAACGAAAGTATACTTATTTTCATAAACTATGTATATCAATAAACACTCACCTGGTGACGTTATTACACTGACATGCTGTAGAGAGAAACAACAGGGTGGATGATTAATGGAATTAATTTGTACTTTAGCTGGACTAGAATTATGACATTTTTCCATGAGATATGTTAACCTTTATGTAATGCATTTATGTGATGTGTTGAAAAATACAATGTTATtcatataaaatatcaaatgataGCTTACCGGTATTTTGTTCCCAAAGTGCGAATATGAAAACTGCTAGAATGAAAATAGCTGCGAGAATGATATATATGTCATTCCTAGAAGAACCTGTCTCTGGTTTGGTATCTGCATCAAACCGTTAAAAACAGATGACATTTGTAAGGTATCACCAGGTATGTCCAAATGGTATTTCAAAGTTCCGGTTGTTACTATAACATACCGATAATTGAGTTGTTGTTTATGAGCTATTGTCACCTAGCATTTCGTAATATTTGCAGCACAATAGTATGTTATTACatgcttttcatttcattctatttattgtttcttttcacAACAACGTACAAGTATACACGataacatacacatatacacgtTAACagaacatgaaatgaaaaggaaagTAGGCTCAAAACACCTGTTGGTCTTGGGGAGAGCACAGTGCCCGAAAGAAATACATACcttacaaaacaaaccaaaacagCTACGTAATTTAACTAGATCACTCTTTTCATCCATTCCCcgtccccaccccaccccttttcAACCCTACATTCGTCGTAACGTCGTAAAATATTTCTAAAGAATTCACAGAAGGTTATATTCGTTAAATTATTTGACTGGATTAgttatttcaaactttgaaagTGATAATGATTAGTACAaggtatataaaaaaaaaatcaccaattAGCAGATCAGATcaggaaagaaaataataataatagtgaaTCGATTGTTCCGACATAATATGAATAAGAGTGTTATAGAAAAATACTGAATAACTTCAATGTAGTTCTAATGAGAGAGAATATTAATAAAGAGAAGGCGGCTGTCAATAGTACACAAAATCCTAAAGTTGGAAGAATGCGACGAAGTATGCTGATGACAATGCAAAGGCAAACACGAAAAGAATATGAACAGGTAAAGTTAAGAACAATGTGAAGAACAATCCGAAGAAGTAGCCCAAGATAAAGAAAAATGCAACGAAGAATTCGGAGAAGAATGCAAAGGAGGAAAAAATAcgtaaaacaaaggaaaagaaTTAGAACAAGAAAAAACTCGGAAAGGTATATGTAAATCTTTCCATTAATGAAATAAGTGGATAGTACATGCAAGATatgagaaagaagaagaaagtacaAGAAATCAATAAAgtgaaaattattaataatctCACCAGAGACTTCAAAAGATATTATTTGGTAGTAAAGTTGGTTGTAAGGACCTTCTAGGACACACGCGACACTCCCTGTTCCTTTAGTAGGCGAGAATATCAATATTGATGAAGATTCCTCAAAGGTTACCATTGGGAAGGTGGTGTGTATAACTTTCCAGGTTATATTTATTGGCACGTTTTGTAACAAGAAACTGCACATTACATAGTACGTTCCCTGTTCTCTGATGATGTATATGGACCTGTTGTCCTCCATCTCATTAATAGATAGTGTAACGTCGACAAAATCTGAATATGTAATAAAATGGAATAAACAAGTTAAGAATAAGGCTTATTATAAGACTTATGGGAgacttgaaaaacaaaacacgaCAGTTTCTAACGAGCATTCTACAAAATAAAGGGATGAAAAATTTAGTTACATTTAAGAACTTACCAAATGTTTCAAAGCTCCGTCGAATAGCTGTTGTCGTACCAAACATTGTGTCAGTTACTTCACATGCGATATATCCTTTTTCCTCTGATGGGGAATATATCGCAGAGAAAGATTCCCCAGTAAGTGTAGACGAGAAGATATTATTGGTAGTCAGAGTAACGTTTAAGTTCGTGAAATTTAGGTTTGATGTGATATTTGATGTAGATGACATATTTCATGAATATCTTACCAAAGGTTTGGAAGCTCCTCCAAATTGTCGCAGTAGTAGCAAATGTTTTATCTGTAACTGTGCATTCGATGAACTCTCTTACTTCTTGTGGTGAGTACGTTACTGAGTACACTGCCACAGAAAATCTGGTAGGGGAACCTAGATGAGCGTCTGTGTCAGTAAAATTGCGCTCTGAATGGAAGTCGGATGTACTATTAACTCTCCATGCAAGGTTATCATGAAAAGGTAGTTTAGTTATGTTAGCGGCGCACGTAACCATGGCCATAGTCTTCCTAGGTATTTTATCCATAGCGGCGATTCCGTTGACCTCTACTTCGACCGGTTGGAGTACAAGTTCTAAGAATCAAAGAAgaccaatatatatacataggcgtacgggaccatttcagtttgggggggggcagaactttttgtgcccgaaagttcccgtgacactatctaagcggagccccaccatcggttggcgcgtagcgttcaagaaaatttttggcaaacaatgcctctcagattgccagaaacggcacttctgatgccttgcaagttgcatctaaacattcttcattttataatctcacgttttagaaatttacacttcctcaaaaatttggtaaattagaagaagaaaaaatggtaacatcactttgaaggtgaaaaatgggacagtatattttttaagctcctatttagttaccttatttattattttaacacagtactcagctaccacCAGAAAAacataatgtcgctgtgtcgggtgagactgcaatttgtctcacaaaaaagtataaaatataacaaagaatatgataaacctgtactttgGTACattagttgctaatgtaggaatcttccgaataaGATTTGTTTTcctgttaatatcttaacaaattttttctatttgaaatagctttgagtttgacccacagaaattcattaaaagtcacggacttagtcaggatttgcaaagttgtatgcacgactatctgagcggagcgccccttcagttggcgcggagcgtactagaaatgttttggttttaaaaacccctcagatggccggaaacggcccttcccgagtgttcattctggttccctggcctcttgctaacttgaggcacctcaatttgtATGTGAAAAAAAGGCATATTTttatatgcacgactatctgagcggagcgccaccatcggttggcgcggagcgtactagaaaattttaggttttacaaacccctcagatggccggaaacggcccttcccgagtgttcattctggttcactggcctcttgctaacttgaggcaccacAATTTGTATGTGAAAAAAAGGCATATTTttatatgcacgactatctgagcggagcgccaccatcagttggcgcggagcgtactagaaaattgttggttttacaaacccctcagatggccggaaacggccttcccgagtgttcattctggttccctggcctcttgctaacttgagacacctcaatttgtATGTAAAAAAATGGcatatttttaacctgaggaaaagttggggggggggggcacgtgcccccggttccgccgcccttggtccaggtatacaattgactagttagaaaaaaaattgatcgtgcaaaaagcgtagtagcccagatgaactgcgcttacggtggtgttacacggaaatattcgggcatcatgatgctaaataaagaaaatcatggaattcgggcaagctactgcatatttatataaatatatatatatatatatatatatatatatatatatatatatatgtatatatatatatttccagaggacaagaaattcgggcaaaagtcctgaaaaattcgggcagcctaagaggagaaaaaaaaatatgtatatatataatttttttttctcctcttaggctgcccgaatttttcaggacttttgcccgaatttcttgtcctctggaaattggggggggcagtctgccccctgccccccccccccgcctcgtacgcctatgtatatatatgaataacagGTTATACGTTTGTCATCATTTGCAGACATGATATGCATCTAATGACTGAGTTTTGACTCAAACGATTATACCTCTATTAGACTAGGAGTTGAAATGAAGAGGTGTATTTTCATCGACAGTGTGGGAACGGAGAACAAAGTCGTTACTGTGTTAGAAAAGCTTACCATAAGTAGAAATTTTCAGTATGAACTTGCCAACGACTTCGGCTCCAAACCATGCGCAACAGACCAGTGTTTCA is from Apostichopus japonicus isolate 1M-3 chromosome 16, ASM3797524v1, whole genome shotgun sequence and encodes:
- the LOC139983828 gene encoding uncharacterized protein; the protein is MAAYSLRHYKIILIVSITIYFMIKISPGDSIDISIDSKPGDKVIFNCTANEAALKEWKYEGHLIFHNQERFAQELNNTIYAEEEFQKLMNNSVHVDENNSLIINPVSTGHAGIYTCWLDEKKKEKVLLQIKVPPDVSLSINGKEYKTELVWLAKGNNFTITCRALNSIPAANITWSRQALSSDQTSEKDCIVNDNGNTDTTSLDERFNSTSTIYYQPEQDETLVCCAWFGAEVVGKFILKISTYELVLQPVEVEVNGIAAMDKIPRKTMAMVTCAANITKLPFHDNLAWRVNSTSDFHSERNFTDTDAHLGSPTRFSVAVYSVTYSPQEVREFIECTVTDKTFATTATIWRSFQTFDFVDVTLSINEMEDNRSIYIIREQGTYYVMCSFLLQNVPINITWKVIHTTFPMVTFEESSSILIFSPTKGTGSVACVLEGPYNQLYYQIISFEVSDTKPETGSSRNDIYIILAAIFILAVFIFALWEQNTACQCNNVTRNKSSTNRSKDQRI